The Acidobacteriota bacterium genome segment CCTGCGCCGTCCCCGCCCGCGCCGCCTTCCTCGTCCCGGCTTCTCATGGCCTTCTCCCGGCTGCGGCCGACAACCAGGGCGATGAGAATGCTGAACCCGTAGAGAGCCAGCATGGGCACGGCCACAAGGGTCTGAGTGATCATGTCCGGTGTCGGCGTGATGACGGCGGCGATAACAAAAGCGGCCAGGACGGCGTATTTGAAATTCCTGATCATCCAGCGCGCCGTCACGATGCCCAGCTTGGACAGGAAAAAGATCAGGGTCGGAAGTTCGAAAACCAGGGCGATCCCGAGAAGCACGCGCAGCACGAAGCTGAAATATTGATCGACGGTGATGACCGGCTGAAAATCCGACGCCAGGGAGATGAAAAACCGGACGGCCCAGGGGAAAACCATGAAGTAACCGAACAGCGCCCCCAGGATGAAAAAGAAGCTTGTGAAGAAGACGAAGGGAACAACGTATTTCCGCTCCTTGTGATAAAGCCCCGGTGCGATGAAGTACCAGAGTTGGAGAAAAACGAACGGCGAGGTGGCGAAAAGCGAGGTCAGAAAGGCCACCTTCATATAAAGCATAAAGGGGGCGGTCAGCGTGGTGAAGGCCAGTTTTGTGCCTTCCGGAAGAACGTCGGTGACGGGCCGGGCCAGGATGTTGTAAATCGGCTTGCTGAAGTACCAGCCCGGAATGGCCCCCAGGATGATGACCAGAAAGGCGTTGAACAGGCGTTTGCGCAGATCCTCGAGATGCTCGAGGAAGGTCATTTCGTCAGGAGACTTTCGTGCCGTCCTCTTCGTTTTCGTCACGGGAGTCCGCGTCCTTTCCCTTGTCGGCGTAGATGTCTTCGATTTCGTCCCGAATGTTCTTCTGAGCTTCTTCGATGTCCCGGGTGATGTCCTTCCCGGCTTCTTTGATATCCGACGTGGAGGCTTCGATTTCCTCCTCGATGCGGCCCCGGATCTCTTCCGAGGTCTTCTTGAACTCCCTCAGGGCCTTGCCGATGGAGCGGCCGATTTCCGGCAGTTTTTTCGGTCCGAAGACGAGCAGAGCGATGACGAAGATGACAAAAAGCTCCATCGGGCCGATATTGCCGAGCATAAATCCTCTCTTTCGATCGTCACGATCGCAACACCTTGATATTAGACTCTGGGGCCTCGTAAGTCAAGAACGCGCCCCTGATTCCAAAGCCAAGCAACGTCGGTTTACATGACAGGGGGAGTTTGGTAAGATGAACCTCCGGGAGAACCCTATGAAAAAGAAATTCACCCTTCTGGCCGCCGTCCTCGTTCTTCTCTCCGCCCTTCCCGCCCGGGACGGCGACCCCTGGAACGAGACGCTGGCCAAGATTTCGACCATTTTCTCCATCGTCGAAAACGGCTACCACGCCGACGTCGATCCCGAAAAAATGACCTTTTCCACGATCCGCGGTCTTCTTGACTCCCTCGATCCCCATTCCTACTTCCTCGAGCCCGACTACTTTTCCCGCATGCGCGAAGACTACACCGGAAAATACTTCGGCCTGGGCATCCAGATCCAGAAGCAGGACGACCGCCTGGTCGTCGTCTCGCCCATCGAGGGCACGCCCGCCTGGCGTATGGGCATCCGGCCCGGCGACGTCATCAGCCATATCGAAGGTGAGGACACCAAGCCCATCTCCAGTTTCGACGCCATGCAGAAATTGCGGGGCGAAAAGGGCACCTCGGTCTCGATCACCATCGTCCGCGAAGGACTCGACGAGCCTTTGGAACTGACCATCATCCGCGAGGAAATCCCCCTCCACAGCGTGCCCTATGCCTTCATGCTCGACAAGGAGACGGGCTATGTCTTCATCCGCAACTTCGCCGAGAACACGACGCGGGAGCTCGAAGAAAAACTGTCCGACCTGACCGCCCAGGGCATGACCCGCCTCGTCCTCGATCTCCGCGGCAACGGCGGCGGCCCGCTCGCCCAGTCCATCGAAGTTTCCGACGAGTTTCTGCCCAAGGGCAAGCTCATCGTCTCCATGCGGGGGCGCAACCCCAACTACGACAAGGATTTCCACGCTTTCCGCGACGGCCAGTACGAAACGCTTCCCCTGGTCATCCTGATCAACAGCGGCACGGCCAGCGCTTCCGAGATCGTCAGCGGCGCGGTCATGGACCACGACCGCGGCCTCGTCGTCGGGACGGATTCCTTCGGCAAAGGCCTGGTCCAGACCGTCTTCCCCCTGGCTCCGAACATTGCCGTGGCCCTGACCGTTGCCAAGTACCTGACACCGAGCGGCCGGTCCATCCAGCGGGATTTCAGCATCATCGAGGACTACGCCCGCCTCAAGCAGGCTCCCGAGGAAGAGCGTGAAGTCATGTACACGAGCCGGGGCCGGAAGGTCCTCGGTCAGGGCGGAATCACTCCCGATCACATGGTGCCTTCGAACATCCAGGTTTTGACCTGGCGCATGCTGCTCGGCGGGTCGTTCTTCGGCTATGCCCGAAAATTCGCCGACAGGCAGACTCCGCTGTCCCGGGATATCGTCTTTCCTGATCCGCCCTCCGTCTCCCCGTCGACTCCGTCCGTGGTCACGCAGGCCGTCATCGAGGAGTTCAAGGGCTATCTCGAGACGTCCGGGTTTGAATTCGACGGAGAGGCCTTCGCCGAGGCGGTTCCGGAAATCCGCCGGGAACTCGAACGGGAAATCGTCTCCGCCCTCTGGGGCCTCGAGGAAGGAAACCGCATCCACCAGCTCTCCGATCCCGTAGTCCGGAAGGCCCTCGAAGTCATGCCCGAGGCGGTCCGTTTCGTCACGGAATTCTAAAGGGGTGAAAAGTATGAAAATCGTTCTGGCTTCCGATCATGCCGGCTATGACGTCAAAGCCGCCGCGGCCGCGTTTCTGGCCGAATGCGGCATCGCCCACGAGGATTTCGGCTGCGGTCCCGGCGAAAGCGTGGATTACGTCGATTACGGCGCCCGGGCCGCCGAAGCCCTGAGCCGCGGCCTTTTCGACCGGGCCGTCCTGGTCTGCGGAACGGGCCTGGGCATGGCCCTCGTGGCCAACAAGTTTCCCGGCGTCCGGGCCACCCCCTGCTGGGACGAATACACGGCCGAGATGAGCCGCAAACACAACAACGCCAACTGCCTGACCATGGGCGGCCGCGTTCTTCCCGAGGACGAAGCCCCGGCCGTTCTCCGCAAGTGGCTGGATACGGAATTCGAGGGCGGCCGGCACGGCCGCCGCATGGATAAACTCCGCGACATCGAAAAGCGCAATTTTAAGGAGCCGTCCTCATGACATCATTCCGCGACAAGGTTCAGGCTCTGACCGCCCGGGTCGAAGCCAACAACACCTGGCGTCAGTCCGAATGCATCAACCTCATCCCCTCCGAATGCACGCCGTCCCTTCTGGTCAAGATGTGCGAAATTTCCGATCCTTCCGGACGCTA includes the following:
- the tatC gene encoding twin-arginine translocase subunit TatC, whose translation is MTKTKRTARKSPDEMTFLEHLEDLRKRLFNAFLVIILGAIPGWYFSKPIYNILARPVTDVLPEGTKLAFTTLTAPFMLYMKVAFLTSLFATSPFVFLQLWYFIAPGLYHKERKYVVPFVFFTSFFFILGALFGYFMVFPWAVRFFISLASDFQPVITVDQYFSFVLRVLLGIALVFELPTLIFFLSKLGIVTARWMIRNFKYAVLAAFVIAAVITPTPDMITQTLVAVPMLALYGFSILIALVVGRSREKAMRSRDEEGGAGGDGAGERKKSRKEKKAEKAAQKASRKKGKTERADDGGGRKTHEEPDGKSKNAQAETDKRSNGDEEPGLSGDGPSETDKSESAKTDIGPDDKAKPEIEPEGEPEVNKDRDKGGSEDGGYPDE
- the tatB gene encoding Sec-independent protein translocase protein TatB, which produces MLGNIGPMELFVIFVIALLVFGPKKLPEIGRSIGKALREFKKTSEEIRGRIEEEIEASTSDIKEAGKDITRDIEEAQKNIRDEIEDIYADKGKDADSRDENEEDGTKVS
- a CDS encoding S41 family peptidase, with product MKKKFTLLAAVLVLLSALPARDGDPWNETLAKISTIFSIVENGYHADVDPEKMTFSTIRGLLDSLDPHSYFLEPDYFSRMREDYTGKYFGLGIQIQKQDDRLVVVSPIEGTPAWRMGIRPGDVISHIEGEDTKPISSFDAMQKLRGEKGTSVSITIVREGLDEPLELTIIREEIPLHSVPYAFMLDKETGYVFIRNFAENTTRELEEKLSDLTAQGMTRLVLDLRGNGGGPLAQSIEVSDEFLPKGKLIVSMRGRNPNYDKDFHAFRDGQYETLPLVILINSGTASASEIVSGAVMDHDRGLVVGTDSFGKGLVQTVFPLAPNIAVALTVAKYLTPSGRSIQRDFSIIEDYARLKQAPEEEREVMYTSRGRKVLGQGGITPDHMVPSNIQVLTWRMLLGGSFFGYARKFADRQTPLSRDIVFPDPPSVSPSTPSVVTQAVIEEFKGYLETSGFEFDGEAFAEAVPEIRRELEREIVSALWGLEEGNRIHQLSDPVVRKALEVMPEAVRFVTEF
- the rpiB gene encoding ribose 5-phosphate isomerase B, whose translation is MKIVLASDHAGYDVKAAAAAFLAECGIAHEDFGCGPGESVDYVDYGARAAEALSRGLFDRAVLVCGTGLGMALVANKFPGVRATPCWDEYTAEMSRKHNNANCLTMGGRVLPEDEAPAVLRKWLDTEFEGGRHGRRMDKLRDIEKRNFKEPSS